The Lachnospiraceae bacterium oral taxon 500 genome window below encodes:
- a CDS encoding glutathione peroxidase, with the protein MNIYDFTVKDMSGQEVSLSAYRGKVLLIVNTATRCGFTPQYQGLQALYEKYRSAGFEILDFPCNQFGGQAPEGEAEIKSFCQLNYQVSFPQFAKICVNGKNTEPLYEYLKKEKSGLLGGAIKWNFTKFLIDQSGAVVARYAPADKPEDIEQAIEALLRQA; encoded by the coding sequence ATGAATATTTATGATTTTACAGTTAAGGACATGAGTGGACAGGAAGTGAGTTTATCGGCATATCGGGGCAAGGTGCTGCTGATTGTCAATACCGCTACCCGCTGCGGCTTTACGCCGCAGTATCAAGGCTTACAGGCATTGTATGAAAAGTACCGGTCGGCCGGATTTGAGATTTTGGACTTTCCCTGCAATCAATTCGGTGGGCAGGCGCCGGAGGGCGAGGCAGAAATCAAGAGTTTTTGCCAGCTTAATTATCAGGTTAGTTTTCCGCAGTTTGCCAAGATTTGCGTTAACGGCAAAAATACCGAGCCGCTGTATGAGTATCTGAAAAAAGAAAAGAGCGGACTTTTAGGCGGCGCCATCAAGTGGAACTTTACCAAGTTTTTAATTGATCAAAGCGGCGCGGTGGTAGCCAGATACGCGCCGGCTGATAAGCCGGAAGATATTGAGCAGGCGATTGAAGCACTTTTGCGGCAGGCGTAA